From Spirosoma aerolatum, one genomic window encodes:
- a CDS encoding T9SS type B sorting domain-containing protein, with product MRTFTYGFLCWLLMLGMPLLSLATHQVGGQIEMQAIGDIPGHFKIIVTNYLEDGTQGIARQAAIGNVGIFRLRDNAQMTAFTVTQTGAKSPVVYTNAFCASQRNLNFVIWVYEATIQLNPGTYTDPQGYYMSYQTRNRNAGINNIVNPDQTGFTFYLEFPALQQNGQYVQNSSPQFNKINGEYVCLGDAFTFAFGGNDPDGDELRYSMVTPLNQKGTAQNAVSAGPYPDINWRPGFSATNAIPGSPTLQVNPQSGQLSVTATELGLYVFAVKVEEYRNGVKIGEVRRDFQFLVIDCPPQTTPDPAVQFRNFPSMRSRTICLGDSAVIQAAFNANWNYQWRKDGINITGATNSSLAVREAGTYMVVVSQKTTCSKTGNSDDMVVKVVGTQAKVFERGHLCATTGTIHLTAAGDSNVTYQWYRNGQALAGQTTDSIVVDQPGNYWAVTTDLTYGCKAQSDVALLQRSAAVQAVIQSASGQNRICPQESLQLNGSGGISYSWQKDGTTVGSSEAQYTTSQPGTFVLIATDTYGCTGTSKPVTIIQLDPIDVRLDTIPEVCGSNSPVYTLVGSPADGEYAGPGVTGNKFDPKAAGIGEHQVTYTVKAAPECKGTVATRLAVVAPIPTIQLADSMVTYKGNTFTMNPLYTGNPNQFQWASSTYLDNPNTANPTVMSIEEDITYTIDVKNKTGCEAKDTIHITVYARVWIPDAFSPDGDGKNDTWELFGIEAFPDAIVTIFNRWGEIIYSSDKGYTKPFDGTLNGYSLPAGLYAYTVRTVPEKPIIRGSLMLLR from the coding sequence ATGCGAACATTTACTTATGGATTTCTGTGCTGGCTCTTGATGCTGGGTATGCCGCTGTTGTCACTGGCGACCCACCAGGTTGGTGGTCAGATAGAAATGCAGGCAATTGGTGATATTCCCGGTCACTTCAAGATCATCGTGACCAATTATCTGGAAGATGGTACTCAGGGAATAGCCCGACAGGCAGCAATAGGTAACGTTGGTATCTTTCGGCTGCGCGATAACGCTCAAATGACGGCCTTTACTGTCACCCAAACAGGTGCTAAATCGCCTGTTGTCTATACGAATGCCTTTTGTGCATCACAGCGAAACCTAAACTTTGTCATCTGGGTTTACGAAGCTACTATTCAGCTCAACCCCGGCACGTACACCGATCCACAAGGCTACTACATGTCGTATCAGACCCGGAATCGGAATGCAGGCATCAACAATATCGTCAATCCCGATCAAACTGGGTTTACCTTCTATCTGGAATTTCCTGCCCTACAGCAAAATGGGCAGTACGTCCAGAACTCATCTCCTCAATTCAATAAAATAAACGGTGAATACGTCTGCCTGGGCGACGCATTTACCTTTGCCTTTGGCGGAAACGACCCCGATGGTGATGAACTCCGGTATTCGATGGTAACTCCATTGAATCAGAAAGGAACAGCCCAGAATGCGGTTTCGGCGGGCCCCTACCCCGACATTAACTGGCGACCCGGTTTTAGTGCCACTAATGCCATCCCAGGAAGCCCCACACTTCAGGTCAATCCTCAATCGGGGCAGTTATCGGTAACGGCAACGGAATTAGGATTATATGTTTTTGCGGTAAAAGTGGAAGAATACCGAAATGGGGTAAAAATAGGAGAAGTACGTCGTGATTTTCAGTTCCTGGTCATCGATTGCCCTCCCCAAACGACACCTGATCCAGCGGTTCAGTTCCGTAATTTTCCTAGCATGCGCTCACGAACCATCTGCCTTGGCGATTCGGCCGTGATACAGGCAGCTTTCAATGCCAACTGGAATTATCAGTGGCGAAAAGACGGTATCAATATTACAGGGGCCACCAATTCATCATTAGCCGTTCGGGAAGCGGGTACCTATATGGTCGTCGTTTCACAGAAAACAACCTGCAGTAAAACCGGCAACTCCGACGATATGGTCGTAAAGGTTGTTGGTACGCAGGCGAAGGTTTTTGAAAGGGGGCATTTATGCGCTACAACCGGAACCATTCACCTGACGGCCGCAGGCGATAGCAATGTCACGTATCAGTGGTACCGCAATGGGCAGGCACTGGCAGGCCAAACGACCGATTCCATCGTGGTAGATCAGCCGGGAAATTACTGGGCCGTTACCACCGATCTGACATATGGGTGTAAAGCGCAAAGTGATGTGGCCCTTCTCCAGCGTTCGGCAGCCGTACAGGCCGTGATCCAATCAGCATCGGGGCAGAATCGAATCTGTCCGCAAGAGTCGTTGCAGTTGAATGGTAGTGGTGGAATCAGTTACAGCTGGCAGAAAGATGGGACAACGGTGGGGAGCAGCGAAGCACAATACACTACGAGCCAGCCCGGCACCTTTGTTTTGATTGCAACGGATACCTACGGCTGTACAGGCACCTCCAAACCCGTAACGATCATTCAACTCGACCCAATCGATGTTCGGCTCGATACGATTCCAGAGGTTTGTGGCTCCAATTCACCCGTTTACACCCTCGTGGGTAGCCCAGCCGATGGTGAGTATGCGGGACCGGGTGTCACCGGGAATAAATTTGATCCTAAAGCGGCCGGAATCGGTGAACATCAGGTGACTTACACGGTTAAAGCGGCTCCCGAATGCAAGGGGACGGTAGCAACGCGACTGGCAGTTGTAGCCCCCATTCCGACTATTCAGCTTGCTGATTCGATGGTCACCTACAAAGGCAATACCTTCACGATGAACCCGTTGTATACGGGCAATCCTAACCAGTTTCAGTGGGCTTCGTCAACCTATCTGGACAACCCCAATACGGCTAACCCAACCGTTATGTCGATTGAAGAGGATATTACGTATACGATCGATGTAAAAAACAAAACGGGTTGCGAAGCGAAAGATACTATCCACATTACGGTATATGCCCGTGTCTGGATACCAGATGCGTTTTCGCCTGATGGCGATGGTAAGAATGACACCTGGGAGCTGTTTGGCATTGAGGCTTTCCCCGATGCCATCGTGACCATTTTCAATCGCTGGGGCGAAATCATCTATTCGTCGGACAAGGGCTATACCAAACCGTTCGACGGCACACTGAACGGTTATTCACTTCCAGCCGGTTTGTACGCCTACACCGTTCGAACGGTCCCCGAAAAACCCATCATTCGAGGTAGTTTAATGCTGCTGCGATGA
- a CDS encoding DUF3570 domain-containing protein: MKKICISVGVLLSLLQAGYGQSTTQPAYEKRKLKVEEINLVSSYYQQDGNNSAVTGGIGTEKLTDFAQSFDLVLKTTDQRNRQHTIAFDFNIDHYTSASSDNIDPLTVSSASRSDTHIYPSLSWSVHNDNNRTTKGLAFSYSTEYDYKSYGINLNFAKASTDNNREVSLKAGAFFDTWKAILPPELRPDGYGSGAHGDRDPIDYKPRNSYNLSVSVSQVINKRMQLLFTVEPSFQQGLLSTPFHRIYFQDGGETVEKLPGTRLKLPVSFRLHYFMGDRVVVRTFYRYYIDDWGMQAHTANLEVPVKLTSFISVSPFYRFSHQTAVRYFAPYEQHKQTEKYYTSDYDISGFNSQFIGIGFRTAPPGGLFGIGHWQSVELRFGHYSRTTGMVANSLTLLAKIK; the protein is encoded by the coding sequence ATGAAAAAAATCTGTATTTCGGTTGGCGTTTTGCTTAGTCTACTCCAGGCGGGGTACGGTCAGTCGACCACACAGCCTGCCTATGAAAAACGTAAACTCAAAGTGGAGGAAATCAACCTGGTATCCTCCTACTATCAGCAGGATGGTAATAACTCGGCCGTAACGGGGGGAATTGGCACGGAAAAACTGACTGATTTTGCCCAGTCATTCGACCTTGTGCTGAAAACGACAGACCAGCGAAACCGTCAGCACACCATTGCGTTCGACTTCAACATCGACCATTACACCTCGGCATCATCTGATAACATCGACCCACTGACAGTGTCATCGGCCTCCCGTAGCGACACCCATATTTATCCGTCGCTTTCCTGGAGCGTACATAACGACAACAATCGCACAACCAAAGGGCTTGCCTTCTCGTATTCAACGGAGTACGACTACAAGTCGTACGGTATCAATCTGAATTTTGCCAAAGCTTCTACTGATAACAACCGCGAGGTTAGCCTGAAAGCAGGTGCTTTCTTCGATACCTGGAAAGCCATTCTTCCACCCGAACTTCGGCCTGATGGCTATGGCTCGGGTGCCCACGGTGATAGAGACCCCATTGATTATAAGCCCCGTAATTCGTACAACCTGAGTGTATCGGTATCGCAGGTTATTAATAAACGGATGCAGCTTCTGTTTACAGTGGAGCCATCGTTTCAACAAGGATTGTTAAGTACGCCATTTCACCGAATTTACTTTCAGGACGGTGGCGAAACTGTTGAAAAATTACCCGGCACGCGCCTTAAGCTCCCCGTTTCTTTCCGACTGCATTACTTCATGGGCGACCGGGTTGTGGTTCGGACGTTCTATCGCTATTATATCGACGACTGGGGTATGCAGGCCCATACGGCCAATCTGGAGGTACCTGTCAAACTGACCTCCTTTATTTCAGTCAGTCCTTTTTACCGCTTTAGTCATCAAACGGCCGTCCGGTATTTTGCCCCTTATGAGCAACATAAACAGACTGAAAAATACTACACGAGCGACTACGACATATCCGGGTTCAACAGTCAGTTTATAGGGATAGGCTTCCGTACGGCCCCACCCGGCGGTTTGTTCGGCATTGGTCATTGGCAAAGCGTGGAACTGCGATTTGGTCACTACTCCCGAACAACGGGCATGGTAGCCAATAGCTTAACCTTACTGGCCAAGATAAAGTAA
- a CDS encoding DUF4266 domain-containing protein, with the protein MNKNPFLKTLGLTVCIGLLSLTGCTTVKEYQKSRINDAEMELSARKSEKFEQNFYLYREGAAGANGGKSGGGCGCN; encoded by the coding sequence ATGAATAAGAACCCGTTTCTCAAAACACTAGGACTGACGGTGTGTATAGGCCTTCTCAGTCTAACAGGTTGCACGACAGTCAAAGAATATCAGAAAAGCCGGATCAACGATGCCGAAATGGAATTATCGGCTCGTAAGTCGGAGAAGTTCGAACAAAATTTTTACCTCTATCGTGAAGGAGCCGCCGGCGCGAATGGCGGCAAAAGTGGTGGTGGCTGTGGCTGTAACTAA
- a CDS encoding FAD:protein FMN transferase, with protein MSDIPGIHKRVQRLMGNRFELSVVSTDATWANDCLDAAIDEISRIERLLTTFRDDSQTNQINVNAGVRPVRVDAEVFALIERSLRLSALTQGAFDITYGSLDKRFWNFDTTMTALPDPKTARRMVRLIDYRNVLLDPTQQTVFLKEKGMRIGFGGIGKGYAAEQAKRILRERGVESGIVNAAGDLTTWGMQPTGKPWTIGIADPNLSSHEAFSYLAISNMAVATSGNYEKYALINGKRYAHTIDPKTGYPVSGIKSVTIIAPNAELADALATPVMVMGVRVGLDLINQMKHIACIIIDDSDRLYTSANIRLMAPTVTS; from the coding sequence ATGAGCGATATCCCTGGCATTCATAAACGCGTACAACGACTCATGGGCAATCGCTTTGAGTTGAGCGTTGTCAGCACAGATGCAACCTGGGCCAACGATTGTCTGGATGCCGCCATTGACGAAATCAGTCGAATCGAACGGCTACTGACCACCTTTCGCGACGATAGTCAGACGAACCAGATCAATGTCAATGCGGGAGTACGGCCCGTTCGGGTAGATGCCGAGGTGTTTGCTTTAATCGAACGATCGCTGCGGTTATCCGCGCTGACACAAGGGGCGTTTGACATTACCTACGGGTCACTGGATAAGCGATTCTGGAATTTCGATACCACCATGACGGCCTTACCCGACCCTAAAACGGCCCGGCGCATGGTTCGATTAATCGACTATCGAAATGTACTTCTCGACCCTACCCAGCAAACGGTATTCCTCAAGGAAAAAGGAATGCGCATTGGGTTTGGTGGTATTGGCAAAGGTTATGCGGCTGAACAGGCTAAACGGATTTTACGGGAGCGAGGGGTAGAAAGTGGCATTGTCAATGCAGCCGGTGACCTGACTACCTGGGGCATGCAACCTACTGGTAAGCCCTGGACCATTGGCATAGCCGACCCCAATCTATCGTCCCACGAAGCATTTTCATACCTGGCTATCAGCAACATGGCCGTGGCTACATCGGGCAATTATGAAAAATATGCCCTGATCAACGGAAAGCGATATGCCCATACCATAGACCCCAAAACGGGCTACCCAGTATCGGGTATTAAAAGCGTTACCATCATTGCGCCGAATGCCGAGCTAGCCGATGCCTTAGCTACCCCGGTTATGGTTATGGGCGTTCGGGTCGGTCTGGACCTGATCAATCAGATGAAGCACATTGCCTGTATTATTATCGACGATTCCGATAGGCTCTATACATCGGCCAATATCCGGCTTATGGCACCCACCGTAACATCTTAA
- a CDS encoding thioredoxin family protein has translation MKALLAVVLFSFLTNTINWQLNFDQAKTEATQTHKLILLNFSGSDWCGPCIKLKKTIFESDEFNQFATDNLILVRADFPRLSKNQLDAKQTAHNEALAEKYNRQGKFPLTVLLNAEGKVLKEWDGYPQSMTISSFIESIQAVRLATK, from the coding sequence ATGAAAGCCTTATTAGCAGTCGTTCTCTTTAGTTTCTTAACGAACACGATTAACTGGCAGTTGAATTTCGATCAGGCCAAAACCGAAGCAACTCAGACCCATAAACTTATTCTGCTCAACTTTTCGGGGTCCGACTGGTGTGGCCCCTGTATCAAACTCAAAAAGACAATCTTCGAATCGGATGAGTTTAACCAGTTTGCGACCGATAACTTAATTCTAGTTCGAGCCGATTTCCCACGCTTATCGAAAAATCAGCTCGATGCCAAACAGACCGCTCATAACGAAGCCTTAGCCGAAAAATACAACCGGCAGGGTAAGTTTCCGCTTACGGTATTGCTCAATGCCGAGGGCAAGGTTCTGAAAGAATGGGATGGTTACCCGCAATCCATGACGATCTCGTCGTTTATCGAATCCATTCAGGCTGTCCGTTTGGCAACGAAATGA
- a CDS encoding Rieske 2Fe-2S domain-containing protein, producing the protein MTRLEFLKSMGFTGSALMALLTSCVHEEDTVVNALSLSGTTTTTPSTTTTGTSNSTVTSGTTTNGTDLISIKNRLLTIDLTSSAASALKTVGGYITQNGIVVAQSTAGVYVAATQTCSHEPKKAIMFNKTEYYCTQHGARFDLTGKGKNSFGSKGITVYKTATDGKTLVVYS; encoded by the coding sequence ATGACTCGCTTAGAATTTTTAAAATCAATGGGCTTTACAGGTTCGGCCCTGATGGCGTTACTGACTTCCTGTGTGCATGAAGAAGATACGGTAGTCAATGCACTATCCTTATCTGGTACAACCACAACAACCCCATCAACGACTACAACAGGGACATCAAATAGTACCGTTACCAGTGGAACTACCACTAATGGCACCGACCTGATTAGTATAAAAAATCGACTACTCACCATCGACCTGACTTCCTCGGCGGCTTCTGCCCTAAAAACGGTTGGTGGCTATATTACCCAGAACGGTATTGTAGTGGCTCAGTCTACGGCAGGTGTTTACGTGGCAGCAACCCAGACCTGTAGCCATGAACCCAAAAAGGCCATCATGTTCAACAAGACAGAATACTACTGTACACAACACGGCGCCCGTTTTGACCTGACTGGTAAAGGGAAAAACAGCTTCGGCAGTAAAGGTATAACGGTTTATAAAACGGCCACTGACGGCAAAACGCTGGTCGTTTACAGTTAA
- a CDS encoding CotH kinase family protein → MKVHTLLFFIGSLLWIGLACQPKYSDVAPNTGSATNPDWTTESHSGDAPPSYSVAFSQTDVKTMEITMTADQWKSIQTDMAAKSWGTFGAGNTGGVGMPGGNPGGGSFGDDPAYVALPIRINGKLWANVGFRLKGNSSLATAWRSGIYKLPFRLKMDAFEDTYPDIKDQRYYGFKELSMSPGFSDNSLLREKIVADIFRLAGVPAAQTAFYRVYIDFGSGKKYCGVYTMVEVIDDTMVKTQYGEKKGNIYKPESTLQTFVQSQFEKKNNEDKADYSDVQAFVAALNATNRTTDPATWRANLEKTFNMDLFLKYLAVNNTIVNWDSYGAMAHNYYLYNSPTNHLTWIPWDHNMAMSSTAGNGTGGGKAVSLEMTEVSSNWPLIYDITRDPVYYTRYKQYVRDFRDNVFTASNINAIIDQNYYLIAPYVTGTEPEQKPYSYLISTIDFTTGIMALKNHVTSRIQAVNYFLK, encoded by the coding sequence ATGAAAGTCCATACATTACTCTTTTTTATTGGATCGCTACTCTGGATCGGGCTGGCATGCCAGCCTAAATACTCGGATGTAGCCCCCAATACAGGCAGTGCTACCAATCCCGACTGGACCACCGAATCGCATAGTGGTGATGCTCCCCCTAGTTATTCCGTCGCGTTCTCGCAAACAGACGTGAAAACGATGGAGATAACGATGACCGCCGATCAATGGAAGTCGATCCAGACTGATATGGCCGCTAAATCCTGGGGAACGTTTGGCGCTGGAAACACGGGTGGAGTTGGCATGCCGGGCGGTAATCCGGGAGGAGGCTCGTTTGGCGACGATCCAGCGTATGTAGCCCTGCCGATTCGCATCAATGGCAAGCTTTGGGCCAATGTAGGATTCCGGCTCAAAGGTAATTCAAGCCTCGCTACGGCCTGGCGATCGGGCATCTACAAATTACCTTTCCGGCTCAAAATGGATGCGTTTGAAGATACGTATCCCGACATCAAAGACCAGCGATATTATGGTTTCAAAGAACTGAGTATGTCGCCGGGCTTTAGCGATAATTCGTTACTAAGAGAAAAAATAGTAGCGGACATTTTCCGGCTGGCTGGTGTACCAGCGGCTCAAACTGCTTTCTATCGGGTATATATTGACTTTGGTTCAGGTAAAAAATACTGTGGTGTGTATACGATGGTCGAAGTGATCGACGATACGATGGTAAAAACCCAGTATGGCGAGAAAAAAGGAAACATCTATAAGCCCGAATCAACCTTACAAACGTTCGTACAAAGCCAGTTCGAAAAGAAAAACAATGAAGATAAAGCCGACTATTCTGATGTTCAGGCGTTTGTAGCGGCCCTCAATGCAACCAATCGAACCACGGACCCGGCAACCTGGCGTGCGAATCTGGAGAAGACGTTCAATATGGACCTTTTTCTTAAATACCTGGCGGTTAACAACACTATTGTGAACTGGGACAGTTATGGGGCTATGGCGCATAATTATTACCTCTACAATTCCCCCACGAATCACCTCACTTGGATTCCCTGGGATCACAACATGGCCATGAGCAGCACTGCTGGTAATGGAACCGGTGGCGGCAAAGCCGTTTCGCTCGAAATGACCGAAGTAAGTAGTAATTGGCCACTTATCTATGATATAACGCGTGACCCCGTTTACTATACCCGATATAAGCAGTATGTCAGAGATTTTAGGGACAACGTGTTTACGGCAAGCAATATAAACGCCATTATCGACCAGAATTATTACCTGATTGCCCCTTACGTGACGGGCACCGAACCTGAACAAAAACCTTATTCCTACCTGATCAGCACAATTGATTTCACAACGGGAATCATGGCGCTGAAAAACCACGTAACCAGCCGTATCCAGGCCGTCAACTATTTTCTAAAATAA